The region GCCGTCGACTTGCCGCTGCCGGTGACGCCGTAGAGCAGGACCCGGTCGGGGAGCTCGGTCATCGCGCGAGCGAGAGCAGCCGCTCGTACTGCTCGGGGTCGGTCGTGTTGACCCCGAGCTCGTGGTCGACCTTGCCGAGGCCGTGGTAGTCGCTCGAGCCCGTCATCACCAGGTCGAGGTCGTGCCCGATGGCCCGGAGCCGCTCACGCACCTCGGGCGGGTGGTCCTGGTGGTCGACCTCGATCCCCGCGAGCCCCAGCTCCTTGAGACCGGCCAACGCATCGGCGGAGAGCACCGTGCCACCACGCCCCCACGGGTGCGCGATCACCGGCACTCCGCCGGCGGCGACGAGCAGCGGGACCATGTCCTCCAGATCGGCGGCGTACCGGTTGCGGTAGCCCGGCCGCCCCGGGTTGAGCAGCGTCTCGAACGCCTCCGTCCGGTCCCCCACCACGCCGAGGCGCACCAGCGCGTCCGCCACGTGCGGGCGGCCGGCGGCCACCGAGCTCCCGGCCTCGCGGCGCACGTCCTCCTCGGTGATGTCGATCCCGTGCTGGCGCAGCGCGTCGACCATCGCGGGCGTGCGCTCGGTGCGACCGGCGAGGATGCGGTCGAGCGCGGCGACCAGGGGCGGGTACGCCGGGTCCGGCAGGTAGGCGAGCAGGTGCACGCCGCGGTGGCGGAACGCAGTGCTGATCTCGAGGCCCGGCACTAGCGTGATGCCCACCTCGTCGGCGGCGCGCTGCGCCTCGGCCCACCCGGACATCGCGTCGTGGTCGGTCAGGGCGACCACGTCGAGCCCGGAAGCCGCGGCCTTGCGGACGAGGTCACCCGGGGAGTCGGTGCCGTCGCTCGCCGCCGAGTGCGTGTGGAGGTCGATCCGCACGTCAGCTGTTCCACTTCAGCAGCACGGGGGTCTCCCGCTCGAACCCGAGCACGGAGACCGTGGAGGTGTCGAGCCGGAAGAACCGGCCCTCCTCCGCGGGCTGCTGGATCCAGCGCGCGGTGAGGACGCGCAGGGAGTGGCCGTGGGCGAAGACGAGCGTGCGGTCGTGCTCGAGCGCCCGGGCGACGACGCGGTCGAGGCGCGCGGACACCTCGGCGGCGGTCTCGCCACCGGGGGTCGGGTGGCTCCAGACGGTCCAGCCGGGGTCGGTCTCGCGGATCTGGTCGGTCGTGATGCCCTCGTAGTCGCCGTAGGCCCACTCGGCGAGGTCCTCGTCGACCTCGGCGTCGGCGTGGCCCGCCAGCTCGGCCGTACGACGCGCGCGCTGGCGCGGGCTGGTCAGCACGAGGTCGAAGTCGACGTCGTAGAGCCGCGGGCCGAGCAGGATCGCGGCCTCCTCGCCGTCGGAGGTCAGCGGGAGGTCGGTGGTCGAGGTGTGCCGGCCGTCGCGACTCCACTCGGTCTCGCCGTGCCGGACGATCCAGAGCTCGGGGCCAGCAACCGATGACATGCCGCGAGTCTCCCACGCGCGGGACGGCGTGCTGCCACGATGCTCACCATGGCGACAGCGACGGGCACCGGCGCGGACCTCCGGCGCGCACGCCTCGCGATCGCCGCGGCCTTCCTCACGCAGGGGCTCGTCTTCATCAGCCTCACGACGCGGTTGCCGCGCATCCAGGACCGGTGGGACCTCGACGAGCTCGCCCTGTCCGGCGTGCTGCTGATGATGGTGCTGCTGGCCGGCGTCGGCTCGCTCGTCGCCGAGAAGCTCGCACCCCGCCTCGACAGCGCCGTCGTGCTCCGCGCCGGGCTGGTCGTGATCGCGGTGTCGGTCGCGGTGCTGGTCCTCGCACCCGTGACCGCTGTCTTCGTCCTCGGCCTGGCGGCTTACGGCGTCGGGCTCGGCATCGTCGACGCGACGGGCAACATGCAGGCGGTCGCCCTCGAGCACCGGCTGGGCCGGGTCGTCCTCCCGTCGTGCCACGGCGCCTGGACCCTCGGGGGCGTCATCGGTGCCGTGCTGACCCTGGCCACGACGGACGTGCCGTGGTCGGCCCTCGCCGCGCTCGCGCTGCTGCCGCTGGCGGCAGCAGCGGCGCCGTACCTCGCCCGCGACTCCGGCGAGGCCGCCACCTCGACCGACACCGACGTGCCGTGGCGGGCGATCGTGATGATCGGCCTGGCGCTCGTCGTCTTCTACACCGTCGACACGGCGGCGTCGACGTGGGGACCGGTCTACCTCGACGACGTCTTCCGCGCACCCGAGGAGCTGGTCGCGCTGGCCACGCTCCCCTACCTCGTGGCCAGCGGCCTGGTGCGGCTGGTCGGCGACCGGCTGACCGAGCAGGTCGGCGCGGTGCGGCTGCTGCGCGTCGGGGCCGCGATCGCTCTCGTGTCGCTGGCGGTCATCGTCGCCGCCCCGACGTGGCCGGTGGCCGTGCTCGGCTTCACCCTGCTCGGCTGCGGCGTCGCGGTGGTCGCGCCGCTGAGCTTCTCCGCCGCCGCTGCGCTCGCGGGGCGCGACGCCGACCCGGCCACCCGCCAGGCCCGCGTGGACGCGGTCGTGGCGCGCTTCAACCAGTTCAACTACGCCGGCGCGCTGCTCGGTGCGGTGATGACCGGCGCGGTCGGGTCGAGCTCGCTGCGGGTCGGCTTCGCCGTGCCCCTCGTGCTGGTCGTGGCCCTGTTCTGGCTCGCGAGGGCCTTCGCACCGGCGGACGACCCCTCGGTCTGAGGACCGCCCGCCGGGCACGACGACGGGTCAGGACCCGCCGCCACCGGCCTTGCGTCGGTGCATCGGCTTGGCGACGTTCTTGTCGTTGACCTCCGAGCCGTGGGCCTTCTCGTGCGAGCCGGCGCTGTCGTCGGGGTGGTGGTGGCCCTTCTTGCGATCGAGGGCCTCCCGCATCTTCGCCTTGATGTCGGCGTTGGGGTCCTGATCAGCCATGGGGTCCTCCTGGGGTGGGTGTGGACTCGAGACGGTCGGACTGCCACCTTGCCAAAGTCCTCCAACGAGGGCCAACGACTTACCGCTTCTGGAGCACGTCCACGCGCCCGGCGAGCTTGCCCGCCATCTTGTAGACGTGCCAGCGGCAGTCGCCGACCATGACGTCGTACGCCGCGTCGCCGAACTCGCCGCGGTAGCGCTCGGGGTCGCGCAGCAGCCGCGCCAGGTGGAGCAGCGCCCGGCCGGCGCTGCCCTCGGCCTCCTGCGCGGCCTCGCCCCACTCGTCGGCCAGGTCGATCGACTCGACGACCCGCAGGCCGGAGTCCGCGATCGCCTCGTCGATCACGACCGGGTCGGCCGAGGTGGGCACCACGCCCATCACGTCGAAGAGGTCGAGGGCCTCCTCGGCACCCAGCAGGTCGGTGCCGACGACCTGGTAGGCGACGACGTACCCGCCCGGGCGCAGCACGCGGGCGAACTCGGCGAACGCGTCGACGGGGTGGGCGACGTGCACCATCACGTCGCGGCACCAGACCAGGTCGAGCGAGGAGTCGTGGGCGGGGACCTGCGTCGCGGAGCCGCGCTCGAAGGAGACGCGCGAGGCGATGTCCGAGGTGAGCTCGCGACGCGCCTCGCGCGCGAGGTCGAGGTGGCGCTGGACGGGATCGATGCCGAGCACCCGGAGGCCGAAGTGGGTCGCGAGCCGGAAGGCGTACGCCCCTTCGCCGCAGCCGACGTCGACGGCACGGCTGTCGGGTCGGAGGTCGAGCTCGCGCACCACCTGCAGCAGGACCGACGGGTCCCGCGGCGCGAGGCTCTCGTCGAGGCGGGCGCCGAACGCCTCCTCGATGCGCGGATAGGTGTCGTAGAAGAACTCGCGGTCCCAGGCCATGGGAGGAGTCTGCCGGTTCCCTAGGATCAGGACATGGCTCGCCGCGTGTTCCTCCACTGCGGGACCGCCAAGTCCGGGACCACCTACCTGCAGGACCTGTGGTGGCACCACCGCGACGCGCTGCGCGAGCGCGGGCTGCTGCTGCCGGGCGAGGCGCTGCGCGACCACTTCCACGCGGCGGCGCTGGTCAAGGGCATGGACGTCATCGTCGACGACCTCGACGCGACCGACCGCGAGGTCTGGCAGCGGCTGGTCGCCGAGACCCGCGCGTGGGACCGCGACGCCCTCATCAGCCACGAGCACTTCTCCGACTCCTCCGCCGAGGCGGCCGCCACCGCCCTGGCCGACCTCGCCACGGCGGCCGACGAGGTGCACCTGGTCGTCACCGTGCGCGACCTCGGCCGGGTGCTGCCCTCGGCGTGGCAGCAGCGGGTCAAGCAGGGCGCCCGCCAGCCCTACCGGAGGTTCCTCGCGACGGTCCGCCGCGGCGACGACGAGCAGAAGTTCTGGCGCTACCAGGACGTCGTCGGCGTCCTCGACCGCTGGGCGGCGGGACTGCCGGGTGCCCGCGTGCACCTCGTCGTCGTACCTCCCCCCGGGTCGGCGCGCGACGAGCTCTGGCTGCGCACGGCCTCGGTGCTGGGCGTCGACGTCTCCGGCCTCGACACCGAGCCGCGGCTGCCCAACGACTCGCTCTCGATCGTGGAGGCCGAGCTGCTGCGCCGGGTCAACACCGTCATCCCGCGCGAGCGCCGCTCGGTCGCGCTGACCCGCCTGACCAAGGGCGCCTTCGCGCGCGACCTGCTCGCCGGCAGCGCGCCGAAGGAGCCGTTCGTCCTCCCCGCGAAGCACGCGGGCTGGGTGCGCGAGCGCTCCGAGCAGATGGTGGCCGCGCTCCGGGAGGGGCAGTACGACGTCGTGGGCGACCTCGACGACCTGCTGCCCGCCAGCCCGCGGTCGGGCCGCACCCCCGACCAGGCCTCCGACGGCGAGCTGCTCGCGGTCGCCACGACCGTCGTGGCCCGGATGATCGAGCAGGAGCGCTGATGGCGCGGCGCGCGCTGGTGCACATCGGCACCCCGAAGTCCGGCACGACCTTCCTCCAGAGCCTGTGGTGGCACAACGCCGCCGCCCTGGCCGACCAGGGCCTGCTGCTGCCGGGCGGGTCGGCCGACGTGCAGTTCCAGGCCTCCGCCGTGGTCCGCGACAACGCCGACGTGCTCGCCACCATGGGCCCTCTCCAGCTCGCCGCCTGGGACCGCGTGGTCGACGAGGTCGCCGCCTGGGACGGAGACGCGCTGGTCAGCCAGGAGCAGCTGGTCGAGGCCTCCGGGGCGTCGGCGGCCGCGGCCCTCTCCCGCCTGGGCGACGTCGCCGACGAGGTGCACGTCGTGATCACCGTCCGCGACCTCGTGCGGCAGGTGCCGAGCGCGTGGCAGCAGCGGGTCAAGCACGGGTCGGCGACCACGCTGCGGAAGTTCTTCACCCGCGTCGCGAAGGACGACCCCGACTTCAACTTCTGGCACCACCAGGACGTGCCTCGGATCCTGGCGCGGTGGAGCGCCGGGATCCCGGCCGAGCGCGTGCACGTCGTCCCGCTGCCGCGCCCCGGCGCCGACCGCGACCTGCTGTGGCGGCGTACGTGCGAGCTGCTCGGGATCGACGACACCGGCCTCTCGCTCGACGCGCCCGTCGCCAACGAGACGCTCGCGCCCGCCGAGATCGCCTTCCACCGCGCGGTCAACGCGCACTTCCGCAACGCCCACCTCGACGTCGCGCTGTCACGGAGGGTGAAGGCGTTCATGGAGCCGCGGCTCGGCAGCGCGCCCGGTCATCGGATCGGTCACCGCATCGCGCTCGCGCCCGGCATGCACGCGTGGCTGGTCGAGCGCGGCAACCGGATGGTCGACGAGCTCGCCGCCGCGCCCTGGCACGTCGTCGGAGACCTCGAGGACCTCCGGCCCGACCCCGCCCCCAGCGACGGCGTGGATCCCGACGCCGTACCCGACTCCGAGGTCCTCGCCGTCGCCCAGGACTTCCTGGCGGCCGAGCTGCTGGCGCGGGCGCAGCCTGCGGACGGCGGAGCGGTGAGTGAGCCACATTCCGAGCCGCCCGAAGGTGGTTCACGCACCGCCCTCGGGCGTGTCCTGCGACGACTCACCGGTGGGCGGTGACCCAGCCACCTTCCGGCCGCCGGAAATGTGGCTCACTCACCGCCCCACCGGCGGCTCAGCGCGGCACGAACGCCCAGTAATCGAGGTCGAGCAGCACGCCGGGGGCGTACTTCTCATCGTCGCCACGCAGGGTCATCGACTCGTCGCGGCCCTTTGTCGCGACCAGCCGGAGCCGGAGGGCGCCGACGCCGGGCGCGTCGACGGTGGCCTTGTCGAGCACCTCGGACCACGCGTAGACCGTGTCGCCGGCGAACGCGGGGGCCACGTGCGCGCCGGCGTTGATCGCCGCGACGAGCTGGGCGTTGGCCAGGCCGTTGAAGGACAGAGCGCGGGCCAGCGAGATGACGTGGCCGCCGTAGACGAGCCGGTGGCCGTCGGGTCGCGCCTCGGTGGAGAAGTGCACCTTCGCGGTGTTCTGCCACAGCCGGGTGGCCATCATGTGCTCGGCGTCGGTGAGCGTCACGCCGTCGACGTGGTCGATCCGCTCCCCCACCTCGTAGTCGTCGAAGGTGTGCGGGGAGCCGGCGGCCGCGGTGTCGTACGACGTGAGGTCGAGGCCGGCGGGCACCACGAGATCGGCGGGTGCGACCGCGTCGGCCAGCGCGGGGACCACGGTCTCCGGAGCCGGCGAGGAGGCGTCCCGCTTGTGCACCATCACCCACCGCGCCCAGTCGATCGCGACCTCGCCACGCTGGTTGGTCGCGGTCGAGCGGACCCACACCACGCCCGTCCTCCCGTGGGAGTTCTGCTTGAGACCGATGACCTCCGACCGGGTCCGCAGCGTGTCGCCCGGGACGACGGGCAGGTGGAAGCGGCACTCGGCGTAGCCGAGGTTGGCCACGGCGTTGAGCGAGACGTCGGGGACGGTCTTGCCGAAGGCGATGTGGAAGCCGATCAGCTCCTCGACCGGGTGCGGCGCCAGACCGACGGAGGCGGCGAACTCCGCGGACGACGGGACCGCGAAGCGCGTCGGGTAGATCGCCCCGTAGAGGGCCCGGTCGCCCTCGGTGACCGTGCGCGGCGTCGCGTGCTCGATCACCTGCCCGACGGTGAAGTCCTCGAAGAAGTTGCCGGCGTTGGTCTTCATGCCCGACATGGTGCCGCACCCCGGACCGGTCGCGGTCGCCGCGTGAAAAGTGTCACGGGGCGTACGGATGGCGCCGGGTGATCTCGCCCGCGGGCGTGGTGCTGAGGTAGCCGGTCTCGTCGAAATCGTTGCCGACGTAGATGTTGAGCTCGGTCGGCTCGTCGCCCCAGCGGATCAGCAGGGCGTGGGTGAACCGGCCCTTCTCGACGTCGAGCGTCGTGCGCGCGGTGGCGATGTTGGCGAAGAGGCGGCGTACGTCGACCGCGCCGAGGTCGACGCGCTGGTTCGGGCCGATCACGGCCGACGCCTGCGTGTCCTGGCGCCAGGCGCCGTCCCACGACCACCGCTCCATCCGGGGCCGCGAGCCGCGCACGGGCACCTGCACGCCCACCCGCTGGGCGAAGAAGCCGACCTCGTAGGCCTCGAGCGTGCCGAACTCCTCCTGGTAGGCCTTCACGAAGGACCGCACCGAGCCGGCGGACAGTCGGAACGGCGGCGTGGTCCCGGTCCCGGTCCCGGTCTCCGTCCCGGTCTCCGTCTCGACCACGACGGGCGAGTCGATCGCTCGCGACGAGTCCACCCCGGTCTCGCCGCTGACGGCGAACATCGCGAGCGCGACCACTGCTGTCACCCCGGCGACGACCAGGGCGACGAAGGCGACCAGCCCGACTGCCACCCCGCCCACCCAGCGGGTCCGGGTCTGCCGTGCCGGCCCCACGACCTGGTGCACGGCCGGGGCGGGCGCACCGGGGGGCCGCTGGAGGTCGCGGGTCAGCGTCTCGAGCTCGTCGAGGGTCTCGGCCGAGAGCGCGCGACCGACGCGCAGCTCGCGATCGGCGTCGCCGAGCTGGCCGTCGGCGTAGGCCGCCTCGATCAGGTCGACGTAGCGCTCGCGGTCTGAGTCCTTGGCCCGGAACCCCCTCATGGCCGGGAGTCTAGGGCCACGACGGGTCCGGGATCAGGCGTCGGACTGCTTGCTGAAGTTCGCGTCGAACGACACGGCCGGCGGGTCGAAGTCGAGTGAGCGCAGGTGGGCCAGCGCCTCCGGCGCGCCACGCAGCCGGTCCATCCCGGCGTCCTCCCACTCGACCGAGATCGGGCCGTCGTAGCCGATCGCGGTGAGGGTGCGGAAGCAGTCCTCCCACGCGATGTCGCCGTGCCCGGTCGACACGAACGTCCAGCCGCGGCGCGGGTCGTCCCACGGCAGGTGGGAGGAGAGGATGCCGTTGCGGCCCCCGCCCATCCGCATCCGGGTGTCCTTGCAGTCGACGTGGTAGATCCGGTCGGCGAAGTCGGTGATGAAGGCGACCGGGTCGATGCCCTGCCACAGCATGTGGCTCGGGTCCCAGTTGATGCCGAACGCCGGACGGTTGCCGATCGCGTCGAGCGTGCGGCGCGTCGTCCAGTAGTCGTAGGCGATCTCGGACGGGTGCACCTCGTGGGCGAACCTGACACCGCACTCGTCGAAGACGTCGAGGATCGGGTTCCACCGGTCGGCGAAGTCCTGGTAGCCCGCCTCGACCCGCTCGGCGGGCACCGGCGGGAACATCGCGACGTACTGCCAGATCGACGACCCGGTGAAGCCGACGACCGTCTTCACGCCGAGCCGCTGCGCGAGCCGCGCGGTCAGCTTCATCTCTTCCGCGGCCCGCTGGCGCACGCCCTCGGGGTCACCGTCGCCCCACACCCGCTCGCGCACGATCGCCTGGTGGCGGAAGTCGATCGGGTCGTCGCAGATCGCCTGGCCGGTGAGGTGGTTGGAGATCGCGTGGAGCTGGAGCCCGTGCCTCTCGAGGATGCCGAGCCGCTCGGCGACGTAGTCGTCGTCGTCCCAGCGCCACGCGTCGAGGTGCTCGCCGGAGACGGCGACCTCCAGGCCGTCGTAGCCCCATCCGGCCGCCAGCCCGGCGACCTCGTCGAGGGTCAGGTCGGTCCACTGGCCCGTGAAGAGGGTGAACGGGCGTGCCATCAGATCTGCTCCACTCCTA is a window of Nocardioides oleivorans DNA encoding:
- a CDS encoding DUF5302 domain-containing protein produces the protein MADQDPNADIKAKMREALDRKKGHHHPDDSAGSHEKAHGSEVNDKNVAKPMHRRKAGGGGS
- a CDS encoding DUF1707 SHOCT-like domain-containing protein, with the translated sequence MRGFRAKDSDRERYVDLIEAAYADGQLGDADRELRVGRALSAETLDELETLTRDLQRPPGAPAPAVHQVVGPARQTRTRWVGGVAVGLVAFVALVVAGVTAVVALAMFAVSGETGVDSSRAIDSPVVVETETGTETGTGTGTTPPFRLSAGSVRSFVKAYQEEFGTLEAYEVGFFAQRVGVQVPVRGSRPRMERWSWDGAWRQDTQASAVIGPNQRVDLGAVDVRRLFANIATARTTLDVEKGRFTHALLIRWGDEPTELNIYVGNDFDETGYLSTTPAGEITRRHPYAP
- a CDS encoding PHP domain-containing protein translates to MRIDLHTHSAASDGTDSPGDLVRKAAASGLDVVALTDHDAMSGWAEAQRAADEVGITLVPGLEISTAFRHRGVHLLAYLPDPAYPPLVAALDRILAGRTERTPAMVDALRQHGIDITEEDVRREAGSSVAAGRPHVADALVRLGVVGDRTEAFETLLNPGRPGYRNRYAADLEDMVPLLVAAGGVPVIAHPWGRGGTVLSADALAGLKELGLAGIEVDHQDHPPEVRERLRAIGHDLDLVMTGSSDYHGLGKVDHELGVNTTDPEQYERLLSLAR
- a CDS encoding histidine phosphatase family protein codes for the protein MSSVAGPELWIVRHGETEWSRDGRHTSTTDLPLTSDGEEAAILLGPRLYDVDFDLVLTSPRQRARRTAELAGHADAEVDEDLAEWAYGDYEGITTDQIRETDPGWTVWSHPTPGGETAAEVSARLDRVVARALEHDRTLVFAHGHSLRVLTARWIQQPAEEGRFFRLDTSTVSVLGFERETPVLLKWNS
- a CDS encoding MFS transporter produces the protein MATATGTGADLRRARLAIAAAFLTQGLVFISLTTRLPRIQDRWDLDELALSGVLLMMVLLAGVGSLVAEKLAPRLDSAVVLRAGLVVIAVSVAVLVLAPVTAVFVLGLAAYGVGLGIVDATGNMQAVALEHRLGRVVLPSCHGAWTLGGVIGAVLTLATTDVPWSALAALALLPLAAAAAPYLARDSGEAATSTDTDVPWRAIVMIGLALVVFYTVDTAASTWGPVYLDDVFRAPEELVALATLPYLVASGLVRLVGDRLTEQVGAVRLLRVGAAIALVSLAVIVAAPTWPVAVLGFTLLGCGVAVVAPLSFSAAAALAGRDADPATRQARVDAVVARFNQFNYAGALLGAVMTGAVGSSSLRVGFAVPLVLVVALFWLARAFAPADDPSV
- a CDS encoding sugar phosphate isomerase/epimerase family protein, which gives rise to MARPFTLFTGQWTDLTLDEVAGLAAGWGYDGLEVAVSGEHLDAWRWDDDDYVAERLGILERHGLQLHAISNHLTGQAICDDPIDFRHQAIVRERVWGDGDPEGVRQRAAEEMKLTARLAQRLGVKTVVGFTGSSIWQYVAMFPPVPAERVEAGYQDFADRWNPILDVFDECGVRFAHEVHPSEIAYDYWTTRRTLDAIGNRPAFGINWDPSHMLWQGIDPVAFITDFADRIYHVDCKDTRMRMGGGRNGILSSHLPWDDPRRGWTFVSTGHGDIAWEDCFRTLTAIGYDGPISVEWEDAGMDRLRGAPEALAHLRSLDFDPPAVSFDANFSKQSDA
- a CDS encoding MaoC family dehydratase, translated to MKTNAGNFFEDFTVGQVIEHATPRTVTEGDRALYGAIYPTRFAVPSSAEFAASVGLAPHPVEELIGFHIAFGKTVPDVSLNAVANLGYAECRFHLPVVPGDTLRTRSEVIGLKQNSHGRTGVVWVRSTATNQRGEVAIDWARWVMVHKRDASSPAPETVVPALADAVAPADLVVPAGLDLTSYDTAAAGSPHTFDDYEVGERIDHVDGVTLTDAEHMMATRLWQNTAKVHFSTEARPDGHRLVYGGHVISLARALSFNGLANAQLVAAINAGAHVAPAFAGDTVYAWSEVLDKATVDAPGVGALRLRLVATKGRDESMTLRGDDEKYAPGVLLDLDYWAFVPR
- a CDS encoding class I SAM-dependent methyltransferase — translated: MAWDREFFYDTYPRIEEAFGARLDESLAPRDPSVLLQVVRELDLRPDSRAVDVGCGEGAYAFRLATHFGLRVLGIDPVQRHLDLAREARRELTSDIASRVSFERGSATQVPAHDSSLDLVWCRDVMVHVAHPVDAFAEFARVLRPGGYVVAYQVVGTDLLGAEEALDLFDVMGVVPTSADPVVIDEAIADSGLRVVESIDLADEWGEAAQEAEGSAGRALLHLARLLRDPERYRGEFGDAAYDVMVGDCRWHVYKMAGKLAGRVDVLQKR